The following proteins are encoded in a genomic region of Pseudomonadota bacterium:
- a CDS encoding RNA polymerase sigma factor: MTAETNETRRGDCPDFAKAVREATADESLFTQVVACFAGRLESFAIFTCGDRERGADAFQDAMVAALDNLGTYRGDAPIEPWLRRIVVSACSRLRRGRKNSPAFNVPLDADAPAAASAADQELKLELLEGLARLGRGIDALEEPNRSLLLAHDVDEIPIGELAEKLGMTAGAVKSRLKRARAAVREGVLAEI; the protein is encoded by the coding sequence ATGACGGCGGAAACGAACGAGACGAGGCGCGGGGACTGCCCGGACTTTGCGAAGGCGGTGCGCGAGGCGACGGCGGACGAGTCGCTGTTCACCCAGGTCGTCGCCTGCTTCGCCGGGCGGCTCGAGAGCTTCGCGATCTTCACCTGCGGCGATCGCGAGCGCGGCGCCGACGCCTTCCAGGACGCCATGGTCGCGGCGCTCGACAACCTCGGCACCTACCGCGGCGACGCGCCGATCGAGCCTTGGCTGCGCCGGATCGTCGTCTCGGCCTGCTCGCGGCTCCGGCGCGGCCGCAAGAACAGCCCGGCGTTCAACGTGCCGCTCGACGCCGACGCGCCCGCCGCCGCGTCGGCCGCGGATCAGGAGCTCAAGCTCGAGCTGCTCGAGGGGCTCGCGCGGCTCGGGCGCGGGATCGACGCGCTCGAGGAGCCGAACCGGAGCCTCCTCCTCGCCCACGACGTCGACGAGATCCCGATAGGCGAGCTCGCGGAGAAGCTCGGCATGACCGCGGGGGCGGTGAAGTCGCGGCTGAAGCGCGCGCGGGCGGCGGTGCGCGAAGGCGTCCTCGCGGAGATCTGA
- a CDS encoding radical SAM protein encodes MKASVGEMIRMSVALARSAILRPRPFLLYLKPTARCDLRCAICNRWQESSSSEEELSLEEIKGVLAKFRAAGAQIVTLWGGEPTLRRDLPEILAEAKRLGMRTSMCTNCNSLAKKADAVLPNLDTLLCSLDGYGEAHDAQRGVPGLFDRVLAALAAAQRFPHLRLKIWATVHSRNAGQQERLAQLAREHGAWIEFFPVSPIPGYNNETVPDAAMLAEVFAEIARLKRAGYPVWNADRVIDKMARGASFKCNFGHAAIHMDHKGTVYSCEDPAGTPIHVWGPHAGIDLEELYASAEFQAVARRLETCGRCSLPCVVELADNLTADLASMFVQSVTR; translated from the coding sequence ATGAAGGCGTCCGTCGGGGAGATGATACGGATGAGCGTGGCGCTCGCGCGCAGCGCCATCCTGCGGCCGCGGCCGTTCCTGCTCTACCTGAAGCCCACGGCGCGCTGCGACCTGCGCTGCGCGATCTGCAACCGCTGGCAGGAGTCGAGCTCGAGCGAGGAGGAGCTCTCCCTCGAGGAGATCAAGGGCGTGCTCGCGAAGTTCCGCGCGGCGGGCGCCCAGATCGTCACGCTCTGGGGCGGCGAGCCGACGCTGCGCCGGGATCTGCCCGAGATCCTCGCCGAGGCGAAGCGGCTCGGCATGCGCACGTCGATGTGCACGAACTGCAACTCGCTCGCGAAGAAGGCGGACGCGGTGCTGCCGAACCTCGACACGCTCCTGTGCTCGCTCGACGGCTACGGCGAGGCGCACGACGCGCAGCGGGGCGTGCCGGGGCTGTTCGATCGCGTGCTCGCGGCGCTCGCGGCGGCGCAAAGGTTCCCGCACCTGCGGCTGAAGATCTGGGCCACCGTCCACTCCCGGAACGCCGGCCAGCAGGAGCGGCTCGCCCAGCTCGCCCGGGAGCACGGCGCCTGGATCGAGTTCTTCCCCGTGTCGCCGATCCCCGGGTACAACAACGAGACGGTGCCGGACGCGGCGATGCTCGCCGAGGTGTTCGCCGAGATCGCGCGGCTGAAGCGGGCCGGCTACCCGGTCTGGAACGCGGATCGCGTGATCGACAAGATGGCGCGCGGCGCGTCTTTCAAGTGCAACTTCGGGCACGCGGCGATCCACATGGATCACAAGGGGACGGTCTACTCCTGCGAGGATCCGGCCGGCACGCCGATCCACGTCTGGGGCCCGCACGCCGGGATCGACCTCGAGGAGCTGTACGCCTCCGCCGAGTTCCAGGCCGTCGCCAGGCGGCTCGAGACGTGCGGCCGCTGCAGCCTGCCCTGCGTCGTCGAGCTCGCCGACAACCTCACCGCCGACCTCGCGAGCATGTTCGTGCAGTCGGTGACGCGCTGA
- a CDS encoding response regulator, whose amino-acid sequence MTLQWNNEALATATLRFALNASRDAALLDLVGSPIAVFDAREILYVNAALCDALGRGASELRGTSFAAWLADESADKIAPILDGAARLHDSGERCDLHLRGDGGARRWVSCRLATASWDGAPALAAFFTDLESRMRSRAVEEHLRQSQKMEAVGRLAGGIAHDMNNLLGAIMGFASVIQAEMSPADRLQSDVRQILESCKKGRDLTLNLLGFARRGKYRMEQFTLNDRAVEVVKLLKSSIPKKIRIETRLTSRPLPVYGDPSQIHHAIMNLCLNAVDAMYGSGTLIVSTDSVLVEDGASYSPDLAPGRYARLRITDTGAGMEPGVMSMAFEPFFTTKPLGRGSGLGLSMVYGTAVNHGGAVLLESAPEQGTVATLLLPPCAYESESVRVATERRTPSDAARATVLLVDDEGMVRRAGQRLLEKLGYRVLVAEDGLAAVRTFAAKRDEISAVMLDLIMPVMDGAETLAKLKEIDPTVPVLLASGYSHEEQADELLKKGANGFIQKPFDLATLRSRMAELLA is encoded by the coding sequence ATGACGCTGCAATGGAACAACGAGGCCCTGGCGACCGCCACCCTGCGGTTCGCGCTCAACGCGTCGCGGGACGCGGCGCTCCTCGATCTCGTCGGTTCGCCTATCGCCGTCTTCGACGCGCGGGAGATCCTCTACGTCAACGCGGCGCTGTGCGACGCCCTCGGGCGCGGGGCGAGCGAGCTGAGGGGAACGTCGTTCGCGGCGTGGCTCGCGGACGAGAGCGCGGACAAGATCGCGCCGATCCTGGACGGCGCGGCTCGGCTCCACGACTCGGGCGAGCGGTGCGATCTCCACCTGCGCGGCGACGGCGGCGCGCGGCGCTGGGTGAGCTGCAGGCTCGCGACCGCCTCCTGGGACGGCGCCCCGGCGCTCGCGGCGTTCTTCACGGATCTCGAGAGCCGGATGCGCAGCCGCGCCGTGGAGGAGCACCTGCGCCAGTCGCAGAAGATGGAGGCGGTCGGGCGGCTCGCCGGCGGGATCGCCCACGACATGAACAACCTGCTCGGCGCGATCATGGGGTTCGCGTCCGTGATCCAGGCCGAGATGTCGCCGGCCGACAGGCTCCAGAGCGACGTCCGGCAGATCCTCGAGAGCTGCAAGAAGGGACGCGACCTGACGCTCAACCTCCTCGGCTTCGCCCGGCGCGGCAAGTACCGGATGGAGCAGTTCACGCTGAACGATCGGGCCGTCGAGGTGGTGAAGCTGCTCAAGAGCTCGATCCCGAAGAAGATCCGGATCGAGACCCGGCTCACCTCAAGGCCCCTGCCCGTCTACGGCGATCCCTCGCAGATCCACCACGCGATCATGAACCTCTGCCTGAACGCGGTCGACGCCATGTACGGCTCGGGGACGCTGATCGTCTCCACGGACTCGGTGCTCGTCGAGGACGGCGCGTCCTACTCTCCCGATCTCGCGCCGGGGCGGTACGCGCGGCTCCGGATCACGGACACCGGCGCGGGCATGGAGCCCGGGGTGATGTCCATGGCGTTCGAGCCGTTCTTCACGACGAAGCCGCTCGGCCGGGGCTCGGGGCTCGGGCTGTCGATGGTGTACGGGACCGCGGTGAACCACGGCGGCGCGGTGCTCCTCGAGAGCGCGCCCGAGCAGGGCACCGTGGCGACGCTGCTCCTCCCGCCGTGCGCGTACGAGTCCGAGTCGGTGCGCGTCGCGACCGAGCGCCGCACGCCGTCCGACGCCGCGCGGGCCACGGTGCTGCTCGTCGACGACGAGGGGATGGTCCGCCGCGCCGGCCAGCGGCTTCTGGAGAAGCTCGGGTACCGGGTGCTCGTCGCAGAGGACGGGCTCGCCGCGGTCCGGACGTTCGCGGCCAAGCGGGACGAGATCTCCGCGGTGATGCTCGACCTCATCATGCCGGTCATGGACGGCGCCGAGACGCTCGCCAAGCTGAAGGAGATCGATCCGACCGTGCCGGTGCTGCTCGCGTCGGGCTACAGCCACGAGGAGCAGGCCGACGAGCTGCTGAAGAAGGGCGCGAACGGCTTCATCCAGAAGCCGTTCGACCTCGCGACGCTGCGGTCGCGGATGGCGGAGCTGCTGGCGTGA
- the frr gene encoding ribosome recycling factor, translated as MIDEVYKTMKEETEKSYESLRHALSRVRTGRANAGLFDSVRVDYYGTMTPLNQLATISTPEPRLIMVKPFDRSSASGIEKAIQAAGLGLNPSSDGEIIRIPVPPLTQERRKELVKVVHKQAEESKVAMRNHRRDCNALLKEMEGSGDASKDDVARALKKIQEMTDAAVVEVDRIVAAKEKEITEI; from the coding sequence ATGATCGATGAGGTCTACAAGACGATGAAGGAAGAGACCGAGAAGTCGTACGAGTCGCTGCGGCACGCCTTGAGCCGGGTCCGCACCGGCCGGGCCAACGCCGGCCTGTTCGACTCGGTTCGGGTCGACTACTACGGGACGATGACCCCGCTCAACCAGCTCGCGACGATCTCCACGCCCGAGCCCCGGCTGATCATGGTCAAGCCGTTCGACCGATCGTCGGCCTCCGGCATCGAGAAGGCGATCCAGGCCGCGGGGCTCGGCCTGAACCCGTCGAGCGACGGGGAGATCATCCGCATCCCGGTGCCGCCCCTGACCCAAGAGCGGCGCAAGGAGCTCGTCAAGGTGGTCCACAAGCAGGCCGAGGAGTCGAAGGTCGCGATGCGCAACCACCGCCGCGACTGCAACGCGCTGCTCAAGGAGATGGAGGGCAGCGGGGACGCCTCCAAGGACGACGTCGCGCGCGCGCTCAAGAAGATCCAGGAGATGACCGACGCCGCGGTGGTGGAGGTGGACCGGATCGTCGCCGCCAAGGAGAAGGAGATCACCGAGATCTGA
- a CDS encoding ORF6N domain-containing protein — MRKRNDGTDHDFVENLILVLQKKRAILDADLARLYGVSTKRLNEQVKRNRHRFPDDFAFAVSRAERDELVAKCDRFRMLKHSAVLPTAFTELGAVMAANVLNSEEAVRTSIFVVRAFVKMREVLSAGVEIGRKLSELERRLDGHDDSIKEIIAAIRGLAIASPRPARRIGFSAEGNPGGTEV; from the coding sequence ATGCGAAAGAGAAACGACGGTACCGACCATGATTTTGTCGAGAATCTGATTTTAGTGCTGCAGAAGAAACGGGCGATATTGGATGCCGATCTCGCGCGGCTCTACGGTGTCTCCACTAAACGACTGAACGAGCAGGTCAAGCGTAACCGGCATCGTTTCCCCGACGATTTCGCCTTTGCTGTCTCGCGGGCCGAGAGGGACGAACTGGTCGCAAAATGCGACCGGTTCAGGATGTTGAAGCACTCCGCGGTGCTGCCCACGGCATTCACCGAGCTCGGGGCGGTCATGGCCGCCAATGTCCTCAACAGCGAGGAGGCCGTCCGCACGAGCATTTTCGTCGTGCGCGCCTTCGTCAAGATGCGCGAGGTGTTGTCCGCCGGCGTCGAAATAGGGAGGAAACTCTCCGAGCTCGAGCGACGGCTCGACGGTCACGACGATTCTATCAAGGAGATCATCGCCGCCATTCGCGGGCTCGCAATCGCCTCGCCGCGCCCAGCCCGGAGGATAGGGTTCAGCGCCGAAGGGAACCCAGGTGGAACAGAGGTCTGA
- a CDS encoding pyridoxal-dependent decarboxylase encodes MKTNTFPLEPSVEEIDRMLDETRRRILTYFTELPSMPADRSRLGLAKALASSRDPASAPDAPRALGELLDELFAEVFPLSLNAPGAGYMAYVPGGGLFASALADLLAKTVNRYVGVNFAAPLLSKLEADVVKWFCGIVGFPDSAKGILTTGGSIANLTAVVAARAKILGEDVARGVLYASEETHHSVWKAAQIAGIFPGRQRRIPITDGHAVDLERLRRAIAADRDRGLAPFLVIGNAGTTDTGSVDPLPELREIADDAGLWLHVDGAYGAFFAMTERGRARLRGMAAADSVTLDPHKGLFLPYGTGALLVRDGRDLERPFRHKAAYLTEVLDDGALWDFGELSIELSREARGVRVWLPFQLYGAGAFADALDEKLDLALHLRDRLAGDPDCRIPLEPGLSLVVFRYEPASVPKERWDDLNERILKQVNALNRVHLSGTTTRGEYVLRACILSFRTHREQIDMLVEDLETAKRGSVCDLSSDLLSG; translated from the coding sequence ATGAAGACGAACACGTTCCCGTTGGAGCCGTCCGTCGAGGAGATCGACCGGATGCTCGACGAGACCCGGCGGCGGATCCTGACGTACTTCACCGAGCTCCCCTCCATGCCGGCGGATCGATCGCGCCTCGGCCTTGCGAAGGCGCTGGCGTCGTCGAGGGATCCGGCGTCCGCGCCCGACGCGCCGCGCGCCCTCGGGGAGCTCCTGGACGAGCTGTTCGCCGAGGTGTTTCCCCTGTCGCTGAACGCGCCCGGGGCCGGGTACATGGCCTACGTCCCCGGCGGCGGGCTCTTCGCCTCGGCGCTCGCCGACCTGCTCGCCAAGACGGTCAACAGGTACGTCGGCGTCAACTTCGCGGCGCCGCTCCTGTCGAAGCTGGAGGCGGACGTCGTCAAGTGGTTCTGCGGGATAGTCGGCTTCCCGGACTCGGCCAAGGGGATCCTGACGACCGGCGGATCGATCGCCAACCTCACGGCCGTGGTCGCGGCCCGCGCGAAGATCCTCGGGGAGGACGTCGCCCGGGGCGTCCTGTACGCGAGCGAGGAGACCCACCACTCGGTCTGGAAGGCGGCGCAGATCGCCGGGATCTTCCCGGGCCGGCAGCGCCGGATCCCGATCACGGACGGGCACGCCGTCGACCTCGAGCGGCTGCGCCGGGCGATCGCCGCGGATCGCGACCGCGGGCTGGCACCGTTCCTCGTGATCGGCAACGCCGGCACCACGGACACGGGGAGCGTCGATCCGCTGCCGGAGCTGCGGGAGATCGCCGACGACGCCGGGCTCTGGCTCCACGTGGACGGCGCGTACGGCGCGTTCTTCGCCATGACCGAGCGGGGCCGGGCGCGGCTGCGCGGGATGGCGGCGGCCGACTCCGTCACCCTGGATCCGCACAAGGGGCTGTTCCTCCCGTACGGCACCGGGGCGCTGCTCGTCCGCGACGGGCGCGATCTCGAGCGGCCGTTCCGCCACAAGGCCGCCTACCTGACCGAGGTGCTCGACGACGGCGCGCTGTGGGACTTCGGCGAGCTCTCGATCGAGCTGTCGCGGGAGGCGCGTGGCGTGCGGGTCTGGCTGCCGTTCCAGCTCTACGGCGCGGGCGCCTTCGCCGACGCCCTGGACGAGAAGCTCGACCTGGCGCTCCACCTCCGCGATCGCCTCGCGGGCGATCCGGACTGCCGGATCCCGCTCGAGCCCGGGCTGTCGCTGGTCGTCTTCCGCTACGAGCCCGCGTCCGTGCCGAAGGAGCGGTGGGACGATCTAAACGAGCGGATCCTCAAGCAGGTGAACGCCCTGAACCGCGTCCACCTCTCGGGGACGACGACCCGCGGCGAGTACGTGCTGCGTGCCTGCATCCTCTCGTTCCGCACGCACCGCGAGCAGATCGACATGCTCGTGGAGGATCTCGAGACCGCGAAGAGGGGATCGGTCTGCGATCTTTCTTCGGATCTCCTATCGGGGTAG
- a CDS encoding MBL fold metallo-hydrolase: protein MRVRFWGVRGSIPTPGKDTVETGGNTSCLEVRCGSRLVIFDGGTGLRLLGNALMKELPVHAAMFFSHVHWDHIQGFPFFTPAFVRGCRFDIYGGKNLSSTLSETLTGQMNFPNFPVTLDQMAATMVFHVFDDGQIVDLGDGVTVRGLLQNHPDGSYGYRLEYEGKAIAYCTDTEHRAEPDAHVLELAKGADVFIYDAQYTPDEYAGAVDRISKVGWGHSTYVQAAQLARLSGAARVVLFHHDPSQSDAAVAEKERLCRELFPRADAAREGMTIEL, encoded by the coding sequence CTGCGCGTACGGTTTTGGGGGGTCCGAGGTTCCATCCCGACCCCCGGAAAAGACACGGTCGAAACGGGCGGCAACACGAGCTGCCTCGAGGTGCGGTGCGGCTCGCGCCTCGTCATCTTCGACGGCGGCACCGGGCTGCGCCTGCTCGGCAACGCGCTCATGAAGGAGCTCCCGGTGCACGCGGCGATGTTCTTCAGCCACGTCCACTGGGATCACATCCAGGGTTTCCCGTTCTTCACCCCGGCGTTCGTCCGAGGCTGCCGGTTCGACATCTACGGCGGCAAGAACCTCTCGTCGACCCTGTCCGAGACGCTCACCGGGCAGATGAACTTCCCGAACTTCCCGGTCACGCTCGACCAGATGGCCGCGACGATGGTGTTTCACGTGTTCGACGACGGGCAGATCGTGGATCTCGGCGACGGCGTCACCGTGCGCGGTCTCCTGCAGAACCACCCGGACGGCTCCTACGGCTACCGGCTCGAGTACGAGGGGAAGGCGATCGCGTACTGCACCGACACCGAGCACCGCGCCGAGCCGGACGCCCACGTGCTCGAGCTCGCGAAGGGGGCGGACGTCTTCATCTACGACGCGCAGTACACGCCGGACGAGTACGCGGGCGCCGTGGACAGGATCTCGAAGGTCGGCTGGGGCCACTCCACGTACGTGCAGGCGGCACAGCTCGCCCGGCTCTCGGGTGCGGCCCGCGTCGTGCTCTTCCACCACGATCCGTCCCAGAGCGACGCGGCCGTGGCCGAGAAGGAGCGCCTGTGCCGCGAGCTCTTCCCCCGTGCGGACGCGGCCCGCGAGGGGATGACGATCGAGCTGTAG
- a CDS encoding prenyltransferase produces the protein MRGENETTGRPGPIKLWWIAARPYSLSASTMPVVFGTALAVTIGGAEIQWLRFAAAFVGMLLLHLGANLMNDAVDFRRGVDTRVNPVSGAVVRGWITPSQAGLAAALLFLLGGAIGAWLVADVGRPVLWIGLVGVAIGLLYSAGRFGLKYHALGDLAVFLDFGILGAAGAWAVQTGELSWVPAVWAIPMSLLVIGILHANNWRDVASDAAGGVKTIASLLGDRRSVHYYAFLLFAPFAIVLALIAGSWLGGVGPRMPLTFLVTFLALPLAVRLMRRSLARKTSPNPLEFLALDGATGQLNLVFGLLSTAALGLSALCG, from the coding sequence ATGCGGGGGGAAAACGAGACGACGGGCCGGCCGGGCCCGATCAAGCTGTGGTGGATCGCAGCGCGGCCGTACTCGCTGTCCGCGTCCACGATGCCGGTGGTCTTCGGCACCGCCCTGGCGGTGACGATCGGCGGCGCGGAGATCCAGTGGCTGCGGTTCGCCGCGGCGTTCGTCGGCATGCTCCTGCTCCACCTCGGCGCGAACCTGATGAACGACGCGGTCGACTTCCGGCGCGGGGTCGACACGCGCGTGAACCCGGTGAGCGGCGCCGTGGTGCGCGGCTGGATCACCCCCTCCCAGGCCGGGCTCGCGGCGGCGCTGCTTTTCCTCCTCGGCGGGGCGATCGGCGCGTGGCTCGTGGCGGACGTCGGCAGGCCCGTCCTGTGGATAGGCCTCGTCGGCGTCGCAATCGGCCTCCTGTACTCGGCCGGGCGGTTCGGCCTGAAGTACCACGCCCTCGGCGATCTCGCGGTCTTCCTCGACTTCGGGATCCTCGGCGCCGCGGGCGCGTGGGCGGTCCAGACGGGCGAGCTGTCGTGGGTGCCTGCCGTGTGGGCGATCCCGATGTCGCTCCTCGTGATCGGCATCCTGCACGCGAACAACTGGCGCGACGTCGCGAGCGACGCGGCGGGCGGCGTGAAGACGATCGCGTCGCTGCTCGGCGACAGGCGCTCGGTGCACTACTACGCCTTCCTCCTGTTCGCGCCGTTCGCGATCGTGCTCGCCCTGATCGCCGGGAGCTGGCTCGGCGGCGTGGGCCCGCGGATGCCGCTCACGTTCCTCGTCACCTTCCTCGCGCTGCCGCTCGCGGTGCGGCTCATGCGGCGCAGCCTCGCCCGCAAGACGAGCCCGAACCCGCTCGAGTTCCTCGCCCTCGACGGCGCGACCGGGCAGCTCAACCTCGTGTTCGGGCTGCTCTCCACCGCCGCGCTCGGGCTTTCCGCCCTGTGCGGCTGA
- a CDS encoding nucleoside kinase — MTEETEDVSRLSIYGDLADIEYRGKRLEVPRGTTVAQLMAMHPSEQDHEIVGAVVNNRVVSLAAEILRSGRVEPVPVWSHHGMRIYRRHLTMMLYAAFYELHPGATIHVGQSISEGYYFDVTGAKVDAGFLATLAAAIHDTAAKRLPFRYLRVPVEEARRLFARKGANVKRKVLDLWPTSHVGIMGLGDFLDFCLGPVAPHTGFFDQFKLVPLDGDTGFVLQFPDPGGTEVVRNEGPQPKLYAMHKMAREWSELLGIAHVGDLNEACIDGGIREVIKVAEGLHEKRISDIADDIQLSGRHLIFVAGPSSAGKTTFAKRLSIQLRVAGLRPVALSLDNYYVDREKTPRDENGEYDFEALQAIDLPLFNDQLRRLLRGERVPTPEYNFQTGKRESEKSWTPIQLQDDQVIVFEGIHGLNDALTPAIPAEEKFRIYINALNPLGIDEHNRLHTSDTRLIRRIVRDRHYRGYSAAQTIASWQSVRRGERRHIFPFQESADVIFDTSLIYEFSVLKVFADRYLLEVPRAHPSFADAYRLRMFLALFVPVLPGDVPNTSLMREFIGGSSFSY; from the coding sequence TTGACCGAAGAGACCGAGGACGTTTCCCGCCTGAGCATCTACGGCGACCTCGCCGACATCGAGTACCGCGGCAAGCGGCTCGAGGTGCCGCGCGGCACGACCGTCGCGCAGCTCATGGCGATGCACCCGTCCGAGCAGGATCACGAGATCGTGGGCGCGGTGGTCAACAACCGCGTCGTGTCGCTCGCGGCCGAGATCCTGCGCTCGGGCAGGGTCGAGCCGGTGCCGGTCTGGTCGCACCACGGCATGCGCATCTACCGCCGCCACCTCACGATGATGCTGTACGCCGCGTTCTACGAGCTCCACCCCGGGGCGACCATCCACGTGGGCCAGTCGATTTCCGAGGGGTACTACTTCGACGTGACGGGCGCGAAGGTCGACGCCGGTTTCCTCGCGACCCTCGCCGCCGCGATCCACGACACGGCGGCGAAGCGCCTGCCGTTCCGCTACCTGCGCGTGCCGGTCGAGGAGGCGCGGCGCCTGTTCGCCCGAAAGGGCGCGAACGTGAAGCGCAAGGTGCTCGACCTGTGGCCAACGTCCCACGTCGGGATCATGGGGCTCGGCGACTTCCTCGACTTCTGCCTCGGCCCGGTCGCGCCGCACACCGGCTTCTTCGACCAGTTCAAGCTCGTGCCGCTCGACGGCGACACGGGGTTCGTGCTCCAGTTCCCGGACCCGGGCGGCACGGAGGTGGTGCGCAACGAGGGGCCCCAGCCGAAGCTGTACGCCATGCACAAGATGGCGCGCGAGTGGAGCGAGCTGCTCGGCATCGCCCACGTCGGCGATCTGAACGAGGCGTGCATCGACGGCGGGATCCGCGAGGTGATCAAGGTCGCGGAGGGGCTGCACGAGAAGCGGATCTCCGACATCGCGGACGACATCCAGCTCAGCGGACGGCACCTGATCTTCGTGGCCGGGCCGTCGTCGGCCGGCAAGACGACGTTCGCGAAGCGCCTCTCGATCCAGCTCCGCGTGGCCGGGCTGCGCCCCGTGGCGTTGTCGCTCGACAACTATTACGTCGACCGCGAGAAGACCCCGCGCGACGAGAACGGCGAGTACGACTTCGAGGCGCTCCAGGCGATCGACCTCCCGCTCTTCAACGATCAGCTGCGCCGCCTCCTAAGGGGCGAGCGCGTGCCGACGCCCGAGTACAACTTCCAGACCGGCAAGCGCGAGTCCGAGAAGAGCTGGACGCCGATCCAGCTCCAGGACGATCAGGTGATCGTCTTCGAGGGGATCCACGGGCTCAACGACGCGCTCACGCCCGCGATACCGGCCGAGGAGAAGTTCCGCATCTACATCAACGCCCTGAACCCGCTCGGGATCGACGAGCACAACCGGCTGCACACCTCGGACACGCGGCTCATCCGGCGGATCGTCCGCGACCGCCACTACCGGGGCTACTCCGCCGCCCAGACGATCGCGTCGTGGCAGTCGGTGCGGCGCGGCGAGCGCCGGCACATCTTCCCGTTTCAGGAGTCGGCGGACGTGATCTTCGACACCTCGCTCATCTACGAGTTCTCCGTGCTCAAGGTGTTCGCGGACCGGTACCTCCTCGAGGTGCCGCGCGCCCACCCGTCGTTCGCGGACGCGTACCGGCTGCGCATGTTCCTCGCCTTGTTCGTGCCCGTGCTGCCCGGCGACGTGCCGAACACGTCGCTCATGCGCGAGTTCATCGGCGGGTCGTCCTTCTCTTACTGA